The Musa acuminata AAA Group cultivar baxijiao chromosome BXJ3-6, Cavendish_Baxijiao_AAA, whole genome shotgun sequence region ctctgtctctctctctctctctgtctctctctctcgctctatcTTAATGGGTACGTCTGAAGAGGAAGTCAAGAAAACACATTTGGTGAGACAAAAGGAAAGTTCTTCATTTgtcttttaatcaaaatcttcgaTCAcgtaaataattaacaaatgataaGTCAgtagtaaataataatatatttcgaAAGGAGAAAGACAAGTGAATGGGAATTATTATAGAGGAAGAATATAACTTGATACAGAAGAAGAGATGTCTTATAAAGACGCCTTCGATAATGAGCTAGACATTATAGAGGAAGAACACAAGTTGATATGGAAGAAGGTTTGTGGTACGGCTAACCTTCGAAAAGTTTCAGAGCAACAACACAAATGATAAATCAACTACAAAAGCTTTTCATTTTTTATAAGCCGTAAAGATGAGATTCGATAGAAACATCTTTACACATTTTCGAGAAAAATTATGGACTGAGAATCCATAAAAACCGAGTTTAGTACATCACAAGATGATGAGACGTCAAGCCGAACAAAGTGAACCAAATGCACCGTCAACATATTAATGAAATGTTCTAACATGTAATAATAATTAGTCAAGTAAGCTAATACAAGTATTAATTAAGTGAATACTGTCGATTTTTAGAATGAACATCCAGTCTAATAAGAAGTAAGCATACACAATAGAGGCAGTATGAAAGGGAAGAACCCGGTAAATGTCTTTATTTCTGGTTCACCAAAGCAATATTGGTATACCTCTTGATCTTGGAATACCTCTACGTCACACCAACCGCGATCGGGGTCAGATATGTATTCGCATGAGCAGATCTCACGATTCTTATTCACATCAAGGATTAGTACGGTGATACCTACCACATGTAATGCCACCAAGAAAGCTTCATCTCCAAGCTGAGGTGACAACCAAAGTTTTGTCCTCCCAGCCGAAGTAAAGTGCCCCACTTTCCTCTTTAATCTTGTATCGATCACAGTAGGATCCTGACAATGCTCGTACCAATCCATTGACGTTGGTGCCGAATGGGCATGAGACGAACCCCGCCATTGTCATTCTTGCCCTCCACTTTCCGGCAACCTCGTACCTTTTTTTGGTTGGAATTGGAAGTTGTTTTACTTAGTAATGTGATGTTTCGTCAAAAATTCCAAATATTTAGATAAGctaataacaaaaatattttcaGGATTACCTCTCTATGCGGTCAGCACCTTCACAGGCCACGATGTTGACGATGTCTCGTGCAAGGCATTGCCTCTCCACGTTCATTCGGTCTGAGCTATCCCTCGGAAGAGTTGCATCGAGTGAATCAAAAACCGCTGAATAATAGTTGTAGACCTCCATAAACCTATCATTTTGTATGTTCAAgattttgagaaaaataaaaactgcagaTAGATTATGATAAGTATATACATGGGACGAAAGCAACAGGTATAAATACTTATGGAGGAAAGAAGTAGTGGCTCATAAGGAAAAAGGAAATAGAAAAGAATTATGCACATTTGCAAACAAAGAAAACAATTTATTGGCAGTGGAATAAAGAATAAATTATAGAAAAATAATGTAAAGAGGTAGGAGAAACAACCTGGGGAGGAATGGAGCTGTGTTAGTGTTCATATCCTGCTCAACAACTGTGACCAGTTTTGGTCCCAGGCCCTTCACCATTCGAAGCAGCTCATCCCTTTGGTTCACCGTTGATACGCTCTCATCTGGCATATGATGCAGTTGAAATGCAAAGTTAACCACAAGTGCCTCCCCAAGTCGACGATCTAGCATTCCAGGTGTTACATCTCCACTCTTCACAGCTATTGCACTAAATTCAAATGGGACACCAAGCTCCTCTGCCAGCTTCTCAAGGCGCCGTCCAATAATTTCCAAGCCTCCAACTGCCCGTTGCACTGACTCTGGATCATCCACTGCAGATATCCTCAAGTGTGGTGGTTTGTGCGGCCAGGTTGAAAGAGTTTGTATCAAGTTTATGTATTGACTTCCTTGGTTTAAGTCAAAGTCTATGATATGAACTTTTTCTTCATCTCTGAAAGCTTCTATGATTATATAATTTGCTGCCATGTAACCAAATTTGAAACATGGGCAGACCTCAAACAGAATCTGCATCGCTGAAAGCTGATCTGAAGTTGGGGGTTCTTTACATTTTAGAGCCTTATAAAGGCCTCGTCCTGAAGAGGCTATTCTAGCTGCAAGACCTTCCACCATGTAGGCTGAAAGCCTTTGTGGAGGATCCCCCTGAATTGAAACCATTTGACGGAGCTCAGCTATGATGGCTTGTGCCTCCTCCGTGACACCTTCAGATATCGCAGCTGCACAATCAAAAAGTAGCTGCTTGGGGGTTCTAGGTTCTCTATTGCTTCCAATACAGCTGACGTTTGAATCCGATGATGACTCTTTTGGTGACTTTGTAAGTAATAGGTCCTTGATAGGCTCAGCCCAATCATCTTCAATTCCCATTATCTGGTACGAATCCACCAAATCCTCATCAGTGTCATTCAGTAAGACCTGCTCGATCTCTTGAAGCTTTAACCTAATTTCATCCTCACCATAGTCTATTTCATGATCTGAACTTAGATTGTCAGATAAAGAGTGGGAGGTTTGATGCGAGATGTTAGAACTTGCTGAGGAATCAGGATGCTGAACTGCTTCAAAGAAGGAGCTGTAAGGATTTTCCAATGTGATAGACGAGTGAATATTAGCCATCAGTTGATAGGGAGCTGAAGGAACTTGAAGATAGAGTCTTGGAATGGTGGATGTGGATGCTTGAAGTGGACCAACATGCATCATTTCTGAAGATGAATTGGTGAAGTCTGAATGGCACGATGGCCCATTACGGTACATCCGTTTATCTGCACTTAATATTTGCCTAGATATATGTAAGCTATCACCACCACCTTTATGTGCATAAGGTTTGGACTCTCCGTAGGCAGTAGATGAATCTGCAGACCTTACCATAGACATGTTGTATTCTCCTAATTTACACAAGGTGCTGAACAAAAATTGCAGTTTGCAAAGCCAAGATGCTTCCTAAGCTGATTGACATATTCAGGCCAGTTTGCGACAAACACCATAGTGCTGTGATCACAAAACACAATGTCAGCAAGGGCTAGAATGTCTATCATGTCAGTGCCCTATCTATACAAGAGGACATGCATAAACAGCTTAAGCTATAACCTTCTGATCTGTAGCAGTTTGGATGCTTCAAATTAGCAGCAAAAGCAATAATGCCAATATCTGATAGAAATTGATGAATCATTATAATATAGCTACAAGTAGttctgagaaagaaaaagaaaagaagctaagttcaaaaaatttagaaaaacaAATGAAAAAATTGGCATGGTTATATCCCACAAACGAGCATGAGATTAAGAAGAAGCATGTAATAATTTAAAAAGTGAACTACAGAACAATAGCCAGCTGCATTGTTGAAGTGGTAGAAAGAGATAGCATGTgttgatggatttgttgtagcagaGCTTGCTAAAATATTTTCAGAGAACTAAGAGAAACTATCAGAGACATGTAGAAAGACATGACTAGTTCTTCAGACAAAGAACATCATATGAAAATTGCAGCTACTTCACAGGAAAGATGGTTTGCTTAAAATCAGCGGTACTCTCTTTAACCAAGTTTCGGGGAGGAGTGACCCCCACCTCAAATACCTAGTAAAGTCCAAGGGCACAACTCTCACAAGGACTTGAGCACAGAACCTCTTCAGAGGAAGAGGATAACTAGCCACTAGATCAAAGCCTGGTTATAATTGGATATAAAAGTTCCAGCGTAGCTAACCATTCACAAGTTTAGAAGTTAGAAGCAACAGAATCTTAAATCAGTTAGAAGGACTCAAGTTTAGAAGTTAAGCATTCACAAGTTCCAGCATAGCGAACGAGTATATTTCACAGAACAACCAGTCGCAGCTGATGTCCTTTTGGCTCAGCAAAGATTGTTGATTCATTCTACCGACAAGTCGAGAACTTGTAACATTTCCAATCTATACTACTCCTTGCATAATAAGTAACTACTGGAAGAAGAATTGTTCGAGGACATTATACGCTTAGTGCTGGT contains the following coding sequences:
- the LOC103987582 gene encoding scarecrow-like protein 1; protein product: MSMVRSADSSTAYGESKPYAHKGGGDSLHISRQILSADKRMYRNGPSCHSDFTNSSSEMMHVGPLQASTSTIPRLYLQVPSAPYQLMANIHSSITLENPYSSFFEAVQHPDSSASSNISHQTSHSLSDNLSSDHEIDYGEDEIRLKLQEIEQVLLNDTDEDLVDSYQIMGIEDDWAEPIKDLLLTKSPKESSSDSNVSCIGSNREPRTPKQLLFDCAAAISEGVTEEAQAIIAELRQMVSIQGDPPQRLSAYMVEGLAARIASSGRGLYKALKCKEPPTSDQLSAMQILFEVCPCFKFGYMAANYIIIEAFRDEEKVHIIDFDLNQGSQYINLIQTLSTWPHKPPHLRISAVDDPESVQRAVGGLEIIGRRLEKLAEELGVPFEFSAIAVKSGDVTPGMLDRRLGEALVVNFAFQLHHMPDESVSTVNQRDELLRMVKGLGPKLVTVVEQDMNTNTAPFLPRFMEVYNYYSAVFDSLDATLPRDSSDRMNVERQCLARDIVNIVACEGADRIERYEVAGKWRARMTMAGFVSCPFGTNVNGLVRALSGSYCDRYKIKEESGALYFGWEDKTLVVTSAWR